One part of the Solidesulfovibrio sp. genome encodes these proteins:
- a CDS encoding 4Fe-4S dicluster domain-containing protein, translating to MSKYMIQMDKKRCISCHACEVHCQVVNAVPPSAKPGKLVTVGPDMVKARPRLLNLYMSCFHCERPWCVPACPTGAMTRREEDGVVYVREALCVGCKACIQACPWRIPQWNEATGKVVKCDYCRDRIDAGLDPACVTGCTAHALRFVRPGKNNVDEREVYGKRLLLRQM from the coding sequence ATGAGCAAGTACATGATCCAGATGGACAAGAAGCGCTGCATTTCCTGCCATGCCTGCGAGGTGCACTGCCAGGTCGTTAACGCCGTGCCGCCCTCGGCCAAACCGGGCAAGCTCGTGACCGTCGGCCCGGACATGGTCAAGGCCCGGCCCCGGCTTTTAAACCTCTACATGTCCTGCTTCCATTGCGAGCGGCCCTGGTGCGTGCCGGCCTGCCCCACCGGGGCCATGACCCGGCGCGAGGAGGACGGGGTGGTCTACGTCCGGGAGGCGCTGTGCGTGGGCTGCAAGGCCTGCATCCAGGCCTGCCCCTGGCGCATTCCCCAGTGGAACGAGGCCACGGGCAAGGTGGTCAAGTGCGACTACTGCCGCGACCGCATCGACGCCGGCCTGGACCCGGCCTGCGTCACGGGCTGCACGGCCCATGCCCTGCGCTTCGTGCGGCCGGGAAAAAACAACGTGGACGAGCGCGAGGTCTACGGCAAGCGCCTGCTGCTGCGCCAGATGTGA
- a CDS encoding molybdopterin-dependent oxidoreductase has protein sequence MTRKQVYSVCGMCTVRCPMMATVAGNRIVHLQGNPHAAGIKGALCARGAAGAALIADDERPQFPMIRAGERGEGKWRKVSWDEALAHVAGELARIRQTHGARSILLSDRGGPFRDMHRAFLRALGSPNYCNHDSACARNVQHAALSLFGFGRKDVAYDYKNSKHVVLQTRNIFEAINVKEVNDLLDAKEAGCKITCIDVRTTVTAAKADTFLMVRPGTDYVLNLAVIHELLARDLYDKDFAAAWIKDLEALKNFVAPYTAAYAAAETGLPAARITALAEQLAAAAPAVIWHPGWMTARYGDSFHVCRSAYIINALLGAIGAKGGLPLVNGPGHVGKKGLKNLVDLFPKPGDKRVDGVGWMEGRTHFDTGPGLVNLAYEAIETGEPYPIRAYIAHRHDPLMAFPDTADLKRRWKNLELLVSVTFSWSDTAWFSDVVLPMSPYLERESLIATKKGVSPSLFVRRRALTPRFDTRADWEIYRDLARAMGIQELDFASIEDIWAYQLADTGLTMADFEATGLVKLGGPLYRPVDGKTFKTASGKIELVNPKLEADGLASLAPYVSPAAPPEGRFRVSFGRVGLHTQGHTVNNPLLFAQMPENELWINTDAAAKLGIADGDVVEVAGGAHSGKIKAKVTEGIHPETVFMVHGFGHTLPVESRARGRGLADNELMPGGIANWDKGGGGVCMQEHFVGVRPV, from the coding sequence ATGACACGCAAACAGGTCTACAGCGTCTGCGGCATGTGCACGGTGCGCTGCCCCATGATGGCAACCGTTGCCGGCAACCGCATCGTGCATCTGCAAGGCAACCCGCACGCCGCGGGCATCAAGGGCGCCCTGTGCGCCAGGGGCGCGGCCGGCGCCGCCCTCATCGCCGACGACGAACGGCCCCAGTTCCCCATGATCCGCGCCGGCGAGCGCGGCGAGGGCAAATGGCGCAAGGTCTCCTGGGACGAGGCGCTGGCCCATGTCGCCGGCGAACTGGCGCGCATCAGGCAAACCCACGGCGCGCGCTCCATCCTGCTCTCCGACCGGGGCGGGCCGTTTCGCGACATGCACCGGGCCTTTCTGCGGGCCCTGGGCAGCCCCAACTACTGCAACCACGATTCCGCCTGCGCCCGCAACGTCCAGCACGCCGCCCTGTCCCTGTTCGGCTTCGGCCGCAAGGACGTGGCCTACGACTACAAGAACAGCAAGCACGTGGTGCTCCAGACGCGCAACATCTTCGAGGCCATCAACGTCAAGGAAGTCAACGACCTTCTCGACGCCAAGGAGGCCGGCTGCAAGATCACCTGCATCGACGTGCGGACCACGGTCACGGCGGCCAAGGCCGACACCTTCCTCATGGTGCGCCCGGGCACGGACTATGTCCTCAACCTGGCCGTCATCCACGAACTGCTCGCCCGCGACCTCTACGACAAGGACTTCGCCGCGGCCTGGATCAAGGACCTGGAGGCGCTCAAAAACTTCGTCGCGCCCTACACGGCCGCCTACGCCGCGGCCGAGACCGGCCTGCCGGCCGCGCGCATCACCGCCCTGGCCGAGCAGCTCGCCGCCGCCGCGCCGGCCGTCATCTGGCACCCCGGCTGGATGACCGCCCGTTACGGCGATTCGTTCCATGTCTGCCGCTCGGCCTACATCATCAACGCCCTGCTCGGGGCCATCGGAGCCAAGGGCGGGCTGCCGCTGGTGAACGGTCCCGGCCACGTCGGCAAAAAGGGGCTCAAAAACCTGGTCGACCTGTTCCCCAAGCCCGGGGACAAGCGCGTGGACGGCGTGGGCTGGATGGAGGGCCGCACCCATTTCGACACCGGCCCCGGCCTGGTCAACCTGGCCTACGAGGCCATCGAGACCGGGGAGCCCTATCCCATCCGGGCCTACATCGCCCACCGCCACGACCCGCTCATGGCCTTCCCGGACACGGCCGACCTCAAGCGGCGCTGGAAAAACCTGGAACTGCTCGTGTCCGTCACCTTCTCCTGGTCGGATACGGCCTGGTTTTCCGACGTGGTCCTGCCCATGTCGCCCTATCTCGAACGCGAATCCCTCATCGCCACCAAAAAGGGCGTCTCTCCGTCGCTTTTCGTGCGCCGCCGGGCGCTGACGCCGCGTTTCGACACCCGGGCCGACTGGGAAATCTACCGCGACCTGGCCCGGGCCATGGGGATACAGGAACTCGATTTCGCCTCCATCGAGGACATCTGGGCCTACCAGCTCGCGGACACGGGGCTGACCATGGCCGATTTCGAGGCCACCGGCCTGGTCAAGCTCGGCGGGCCGCTCTACCGGCCGGTGGACGGGAAAACCTTCAAGACCGCCTCGGGCAAGATCGAACTGGTCAATCCCAAGCTGGAGGCCGACGGCCTGGCGTCCCTTGCGCCCTACGTGTCGCCGGCCGCGCCGCCCGAGGGCCGCTTCCGGGTGAGCTTCGGCCGGGTGGGGCTGCACACCCAGGGCCACACCGTCAACAACCCCTTGCTTTTCGCCCAGATGCCGGAAAACGAACTGTGGATAAACACCGACGCGGCCGCGAAGCTGGGCATCGCCGACGGGGACGTGGTCGAGGTGGCGGGCGGCGCCCACTCCGGGAAAATCAAGGCCAAGGTCACCGAGGGCATCCATCCCGAAACCGTGTTCATGGTCCACGGCTTCGGCCATACCCTGCCCGTGGAGAGCCGGGCCAGGGGCCGGGGCCTGGCCGACAACGAGCTCATGCCCGGGGGCATCGCCAACTGGGACAAGGGCGGCGGCGGGGTGTGCATGCAGGAGCACTTTGTCGGCGTACGCCCGGTCTGA
- a CDS encoding 4Fe-4S binding protein, which produces MTVTSLLAEAATGLKSLLLGLGITGKALARPAVTVPYPMAEVDNLDTYRGHVELVGRDDDPATARCIACGACVRACPSSCLTVACPVGAGGPGPAGREAEEFVGELIPRAEAMAPAPQKGCKTPGAFILDYSLCSLCGQCARACPVDSLRFSRHVYYVGASRADFRLDLLARLRAQAAADTPKEPA; this is translated from the coding sequence GTGACCGTAACCAGTCTCCTGGCCGAGGCGGCCACGGGCCTCAAAAGCCTGCTGCTCGGCCTCGGCATCACCGGCAAGGCGCTGGCCAGGCCGGCCGTCACGGTGCCCTACCCCATGGCCGAGGTGGACAACCTCGACACCTACCGGGGGCATGTGGAGCTTGTGGGCAGAGACGACGACCCGGCCACGGCGCGCTGCATCGCCTGCGGGGCCTGCGTGCGGGCCTGCCCGTCGTCGTGTCTCACGGTCGCCTGCCCGGTGGGCGCCGGCGGCCCGGGCCCGGCCGGCCGCGAGGCGGAGGAGTTCGTGGGCGAACTCATTCCCCGGGCCGAGGCCATGGCCCCGGCCCCGCAGAAGGGCTGCAAGACCCCCGGCGCCTTCATCCTGGACTATTCCCTGTGCAGCCTGTGCGGCCAGTGCGCCCGGGCCTGCCCCGTGGATTCGCTGCGTTTTTCGCGGCATGTCTATTACGTCGGCGCCTCGCGGGCGGATTTTCGCCTGGACCTGCTGGCCCGCTTGCGCGCCCAGGCGGCCGCCGACACCCCCAAGGAGCCCGCATGA